Proteins co-encoded in one Sparus aurata chromosome 18, fSpaAur1.1, whole genome shotgun sequence genomic window:
- the stard15 gene encoding START domain-containing protein 10 isoform X1 yields MQVQIPDDSDFSSFKDQCLSSDGWISRYNKGGVTVWCREEESKSIQKLKMRIVCKDVTAETLYDVLHDTSYRKKWDTNMIDTYDIARLTANADIGYYSWKCPSPLKNRDFVTMRSWLPLGNDYLIINYSVKHPQHPPKKDYVRAVSLLTGYLIQSNGANCSTLYYLTQVDPKVSLDLSCIKVQTLNDIRSVIYCRVVTKVGGEQSLSVCCSEGHEEDLQGIPEVSRVEEEAQPQPEAMDVPRAECAAVHQRVGANSAACRLSGEHRREQPERGEDAAQRRGGDLNVLTD; encoded by the exons ATGCAGGTCCAGATCCCAGACGACTCGGACTTCTCCTCGTTCAAAGATCAGTGTCTGAGCTCTGACGGATGGATCAGCCGCTACAACAAAGGAGGTGTGACGGTGTGGTGCCGCGAGGAGGAGAGCAAGAGCATCCAGAAACTCAAG atgagGATAGTGTGTAAGGATGTGACGGCAGAGACGCTGTATGACGTCCTCCATGACACCAGCTACCGCAAAAAGTGGGACACCAACATGATCGACACGTACGACATCGCCAGGCTGACTGCCAACGCTGACATTGGATATTACTCCT GGAAATGTCCGAGTCCTCTGAAGAACAGAGATTTTGTCACCATGAGGTCCTGGCTTCCTCTCGGCAATGACTACCTGATTATCAACTACTCCGTCAAACATCCA CAACATCCTCCTAAGAAGGACTACGTTCGGGCTGTGTCTCTGCTGACCGGGTATCTGATCCAGTCCAACGGAGCCAACTGCTCCACCCTGTACTACCTGACCCAGGTAGACCCCAAAG TGTCTCTGGACCTGTCCTGTATAAAGGTCCAGACGCTCAATGACATCCGGTCTGTCATTTACTGCAGGGTCGTTACCAAAGTGGGTGGTGAACAGAGTCTCTCAGTTTGTTGCTCCGAAG GCCATGAGGAAGATCTACAAGGCATCCCTGAAGTATCCAGAGTGGAAGAGGAAGCACAACCCCAACCTGAAGCCATGGATGTACCCAGAGCAGAATGTGCTGCCGTGCATCAACGTGTCGGAGCTAACAGTGCAGCGTGCCGACTCTCTGGAGAACATCGACGAGAGCAGCCTGAGCGAGGAGAAGACGCAGCACAGCGACGAGGAGGAGacttaaacgtcctcacagacTGA
- the stard15 gene encoding START domain-containing protein 10 isoform X4, whose product MRIVCKDVTAETLYDVLHDTSYRKKWDTNMIDTYDIARLTANADIGYYSWKCPSPLKNRDFVTMRSWLPLGNDYLIINYSVKHPQHPPKKDYVRAVSLLTGYLIQSNGANCSTLYYLTQVDPKVSLDLSCIKVQTLNDIRSVIYCRVVTKVGGEQSLSVCCSEGHEEDLQGIPEVSRVEEEAQPQPEAMDVPRAECAAVHQRVGANSAACRLSGEHRREQPERGEDAAQRRGGDLNVLTD is encoded by the exons atgagGATAGTGTGTAAGGATGTGACGGCAGAGACGCTGTATGACGTCCTCCATGACACCAGCTACCGCAAAAAGTGGGACACCAACATGATCGACACGTACGACATCGCCAGGCTGACTGCCAACGCTGACATTGGATATTACTCCT GGAAATGTCCGAGTCCTCTGAAGAACAGAGATTTTGTCACCATGAGGTCCTGGCTTCCTCTCGGCAATGACTACCTGATTATCAACTACTCCGTCAAACATCCA CAACATCCTCCTAAGAAGGACTACGTTCGGGCTGTGTCTCTGCTGACCGGGTATCTGATCCAGTCCAACGGAGCCAACTGCTCCACCCTGTACTACCTGACCCAGGTAGACCCCAAAG TGTCTCTGGACCTGTCCTGTATAAAGGTCCAGACGCTCAATGACATCCGGTCTGTCATTTACTGCAGGGTCGTTACCAAAGTGGGTGGTGAACAGAGTCTCTCAGTTTGTTGCTCCGAAG GCCATGAGGAAGATCTACAAGGCATCCCTGAAGTATCCAGAGTGGAAGAGGAAGCACAACCCCAACCTGAAGCCATGGATGTACCCAGAGCAGAATGTGCTGCCGTGCATCAACGTGTCGGAGCTAACAGTGCAGCGTGCCGACTCTCTGGAGAACATCGACGAGAGCAGCCTGAGCGAGGAGAAGACGCAGCACAGCGACGAGGAGGAGacttaaacgtcctcacagacTGA
- the stard15 gene encoding START domain-containing protein 10 isoform X3, protein MQVQIPDDSDFSSFKDQCLSSDGWISRYNKGGVTVWCREEESKSIQKLKMRIVCKDVTAETLYDVLHDTSYRKKWDTNMIDTYDIARLTANADIGYYSWKCPSPLKNRDFVTMRSWLPLGNDYLIINYSVKHPQHPPKKDYVRAVSLLTGYLIQSNGANCSTLYYLTQVDPKGSLPKWVVNRVSQFVAPKAMRKIYKASLKYPEWKRKHNPNLKPWMYPEQNVLPCINVSELTVQRADSLENIDESSLSEEKTQHSDEEET, encoded by the exons ATGCAGGTCCAGATCCCAGACGACTCGGACTTCTCCTCGTTCAAAGATCAGTGTCTGAGCTCTGACGGATGGATCAGCCGCTACAACAAAGGAGGTGTGACGGTGTGGTGCCGCGAGGAGGAGAGCAAGAGCATCCAGAAACTCAAG atgagGATAGTGTGTAAGGATGTGACGGCAGAGACGCTGTATGACGTCCTCCATGACACCAGCTACCGCAAAAAGTGGGACACCAACATGATCGACACGTACGACATCGCCAGGCTGACTGCCAACGCTGACATTGGATATTACTCCT GGAAATGTCCGAGTCCTCTGAAGAACAGAGATTTTGTCACCATGAGGTCCTGGCTTCCTCTCGGCAATGACTACCTGATTATCAACTACTCCGTCAAACATCCA CAACATCCTCCTAAGAAGGACTACGTTCGGGCTGTGTCTCTGCTGACCGGGTATCTGATCCAGTCCAACGGAGCCAACTGCTCCACCCTGTACTACCTGACCCAGGTAGACCCCAAAG GGTCGTTACCAAAGTGGGTGGTGAACAGAGTCTCTCAGTTTGTTGCTCCGAAG GCCATGAGGAAGATCTACAAGGCATCCCTGAAGTATCCAGAGTGGAAGAGGAAGCACAACCCCAACCTGAAGCCATGGATGTACCCAGAGCAGAATGTGCTGCCGTGCATCAACGTGTCGGAGCTAACAGTGCAGCGTGCCGACTCTCTGGAGAACATCGACGAGAGCAGCCTGAGCGAGGAGAAGACGCAGCACAGCGACGAGGAGGAGacttaa